GTAgcatttttctctcttttaaaagtCTGTATAAATGTTTATGTATTATACGTGCCCTAAGCAGGCAGTAAGAGTTCGGGTGACGTGGCAATCAGCACATGATGACTTTTTGAAGATCAATGTGGATGGTGCGTATAACGAGAAGAACCGCCAAGGTACTCCTGCAGTGGTCattagagcaactccaacagCAACTCCATATTTTACCATCCATATCCCCATATAGATTACCATCTATAAAGATTCCTCCTCCATAATACTCCACCACTCCAACAGCACATCCATATTTCACcctctatattctctctcctattttttaatagtattctataactaacaatatattcgtaacgactatatttttataacggctatatttctaacGGTTATTTctccaacggctattttttcaaCGGTTATTTctccaacggctattttttcaTCGCCACCAAGTCCCTCACCATCAGGACCAGCGTTGCTGGATGCGGCTACGGCTCCGATCGTTTCGCTCCCATCTCGCCGGCCATCTCCATCACACCGCACCTCTACTCGCTGTCGCCGCTGTTGTCTACGTTCGTGTCGGCACTGCAGTCCCCGTACATGTCGCCTCGAGACCTTGAGCCACCGGCGCGCAGCTGCAGCTGCGCCAGGAAACCACGGCTGCTGCCGTCAGTGCCACCACcaccgcggcgccggcgccggtgtCATGCTCCAACGGTTCCCACTCGGAGGATATCGACGCGCCCAGCGCGTCCCTCACGCCGCCGTCAGAGCGCTACGACTCCAGTGGCATCAACGCGGCCAAGATTtccgacggcggtggcggcgccggcggcggccgccccACGCTCGATGCGTAACCAGGTGGCGACGAGTTCATGCACGCAACCCCGCGTGCgcccttctctctccctttggATCGAGCCGCCGACGCTCGGGGCGGAGTCGCGATGGTGGCGGGAGCAAGCGTCGGTTGGGGGATAGCGTGCGGGGAGAGGCACGCCAGATATGGCGTGCGGGAGGACGGAGATAGCGTGCCCGTGAAAATAGCGGATGGGATAGATCGTCTGTTGGAGACGGATTTGAAGATATTTTGGATTTACAGTGAGATAGAGGATGGAATAGAAGCTCTCTTGGAGTTGCTCTTAGAGATGCTGGATGGAATTTCTTGAGCGCAGGAGGAGATTGGTACGAATGTATGCCCAACTCTCTTGTCGCCGAGGCTAGCTTTTAGCAGagatgcaagttttgtattttttaattattggGTTGatccaaaattaaaaaaataaactaaagatttaCTCCCACCTAGTTAagttaagaaaaataaataaattaagtgTAACCCAAAACTACCCATTAAATACCCACTTGCATCCCTACTTGCAAGAGTCATTATTGCCTAGCTAACTTTGCTTGTGGTCAGCGTAGGTGGCATGTTGCTGCACCGCTTGTTTTTAAGTTGTAACCAACGTGACTGTagttctttgatttttttttatgataaaagagctcatatgattaaaaaaagaaagaaaaaatctaCGAAAATCCTATGTGATACTAGGTTGCGATCCCAATCGAAACTGACGTAGGCATGGGCTTCCTGTTAAACTGTGATATAGATTTGGTCATCAAATCTAGGAACATGTTGTTTGTCACAAGGGCATTGTTTACGCTCGAGAAAACCTAAACGTGGCCCGGCGCGTTTGGAGGAAGGTAATGAGCACTTCGGATAGGCCCTGTGTCATTTCTTGCAACAATTGCATCTGTCTATTTCATGCGCAATACTTCATTATGTAGCTTTTTTTCCTCTGTTACCAGAACGACGCACACTACGGATATATCACCACACACGTGTACTAGACTCATACACCCACAAATGTATCTCTATCATATGTCTACAAATAAAACCGTTAAAAACACTCGTATGTAAATCATGAGTACCTAGATTTGAACCCTGATAGGTGAAGTAGTATTCTCACTAGAGGTCGTTCCTCACACTGTAGCTAATTGGCATACAAAGCTTGTCAAAAACATGTTTTTTGTGTTTGAGATACATCAAGAGTCAGAGGAAGATGGAATTGTTTTAGCGTTGCTAACGTCTTTGGTGCTTGCAGAGCCCTGCAATAAAAGTATGTGTGGGTACATCATCCCATGGCATGTATTTAACAAACCTATGCGTAATGTCTGCATTTCCTCTCTTAAATCAACTTCTTTAATGGGAGATTAGCAAAATACAAAAGACCGAGCCAACATTGTCAAAATGCACAAACCAACGAGGTGTTTATATATCAAAACTAGTTGTTCTCCACAAAGTATTCAATGAGTAATCAAAATAGGACACGGATATACTCCTCGTCCTCTTGAGTACATTGCATTAAACTAGCAGATGTAAACCAACTATTATCTGCCGTTAGGACTACTAAATTATGCTACGCATTTGACAAGCATTTAGTTAATAATTATGTGCAACTGGAATTCCATCAATGAAACTTATGTTGATGGCTTGATGACGCTTTGCCTCTCCTGATTCCACCCCAAATTTTTTGCCTTTTCCAGATGGCGAGTAAGAACATCGGAAACTAGCTCCTTTGTAATAGTAGGCCAAGTAAGGGCTAAACGCTCAAACTCTTCAGTTTTCAGAACTTTTACCTTTTTCAGATTGCGAGTAAGAACATTGGAAATTAGCTCCTTTGTAATAGTAGGGTAAGTCAGGGCTAGACACTCAAACTCTTTAGTTTTCAGGACAGTAAGCAGCGTTGCCGAGGAGCCAAGGACATCAAAGCATGCCTCCTTAAGAGCAAGGCAGTTATGCTTCTCTGCTAGCGCCAAGATAGTTGCCACACAGCTCGTATCAATGTGGTTGCACAACTTTTCTTCACAGATCAACTTTAGCCTTTGCATGCCATACCGATCCGATGCGATAAGCAAATGTTGAGACATCGCTGGCTCTTGTTCATGCTCCATCTCTGGCCATGCATCTGTGTATACGAAAGTAAGCAAAGCCCTGAACACGTGTGCCTCCATATCATCTATTTGTATGACGTCTGTGGTGGTGCCCTCCTTGATCGGGCCAAAGAGCTCTGCCTTGAAGACTGGCGACCGAGCCCCGAGCAACAATCGGTGCGCAGCAAACGTCTCCCCACTGACTCGAAATTCAACATCGGTGTGCTCTTTGCTCCACAAGAGATCGCCGAGATGCCGATGCATGTCAGACAGTGGCACCACTGTGGATGGCGCTTCCTTGACAATACGTACATCTACCCTAACGGCGAAGCAATCATCTTTGAGATGCTCCGATCGCTCCAACTCTTTCCTTCTGATGAACCTCTCGTACCCCTTCAATCCTGGTGCCGAGAAAGTAACCGTGGCGGTATGCCTATAGGATCGCACCGGTTTCTGGTCTTGGTCGAGCAAACTGAATGTAGTCTTAACTGTCACGGCCTCATCGACAGGATCGACGAGAGAGAGATATAAAGAGATGAAACTGTGGTTTCCGATGCGGGATCCCATGGGGTAGTAGCGCAATTTCCAGGTATGGCCTCCCGCATAGAACAAGCATGACTCGAATGAAGGCCTGCAACTGATGTTAATGGTTCTCGAGTACCCATCGATCTTGAGCACATGGTAGGCTCTCGCGGACGCGATGGTGGCGTCGGAGCACGACGGGTCGCTGCCCTTGGACGCGGTCCTTGTCATGGTGGCTGGTGGATCCCTAAAGTCGGGCGTGGGGGCAGGAACGGAGTCGATTATATGGAGATCAGGAGTTCGGATTCTATCTTTATATACCACAAAACTGGCCGTTTCCTAGTCCGTTTCCTAGTCTATCTGATGAAAGATAAAACAACTAATTTAAAAAAGTAAGTTAAAAGagtaaaataaaagaaagtcacatagtagttttttttccttttatgaaTATCTACCACACGGTAAAGAATTCAACGTAGTGGCGCTGCCATCTATAGTTTTGGATATGTAGAAACTGACAGATAGATGCcattttgagaagaaaaaaaagaacctGTCAGATCTCCTGCCGAGGTTATCTACTATGCATATACATCCTTGAAATACTGGGCAAACTTGCAAAAAGAGGAGAACAATCAAGCGCTTGTAGTCTAATCCCCAACcggttatcactgtcagtttggCTGGAAACAGTAATGATAAAGTATCACTTTTAGTTCATAATCTCCAACGAGCAACTAATTATTGAGGTTGCATGAAACACCCTTTATAATTGTCAGTTCGTGTTACAAACCGATATTGATGTATCACTGACAATTCGTGACATCAATCAGTAGTGATATCCTCCGTATCACTATCACTTCATGTTACAAACGGGTAGCGATATTCACCAAAGTTTCATAGCATGAATTGATAGTGATAAGGAGGATGTCACTGTCAGTTTTTGTTTCAAATCGACAATAATAAGTGTACAATATATATTGATTCATCTCCTCTAACTTAAACATGAGCAAAACAGACAAGAGTCTGTTCAGCCATTTGTGGCGCCTTGGTGCTTGGAGGCTTTAAAATTTAGAGGAATCCAAATACCTTGGCGCTAAGGTTAGTAAcatgatctatattttatttgtaggtAGCTTTACCTGGTAGGTTGCTCTAAATTTTGAAAGAAAGTGATTTGTTCCATGGTGATGAAATTTTAAGGAGCTGGAACTAcaattgagctctaatttagaaaatagattgCAATTACCTCATTGTAGATGTACGAAGATTGCTTAGATCAAGATGTAGCTCCAATTTAAGGTTTGAATCTAGTTCAATTGTAATTTATGgtggatgagctcatgagggttttttttatttagactATTTATATAGTTAATAATATAGCTAGGTTAATAGCTATATAGATATATGAGTTATCTAGATCGTTTATACTTCCTCCGGTTTTAAATATACGACACTTTGACCAAGATCaggttaaatttttaaaattttgatcgttaatagcttttaaaatattttgtttagaaacataaaaatcatacgtgtaggtttgttttgaaaaatattttcataatattatatttttattagatattatgactatattctaatagaaaatggtgatcaaaattttaaaagtttgaccggaTCTTTAGTCAAAGTGTCATATATTTAAAACCGGAGGGAGTATGAATTTACATTAGCTATGTATGAGCAACTTTTAATGGCACTAAATTTGGCCAACCAACGACCAACTGTCAGCTTAATCAGTTTCTTCGTGGTCGAATGATCCTTGCCAAATTTTGCTTGGACTTAAGTTGGTCCTATATATCCCCGGACATGTTGTCTTCTCGAGTGAACCTTGCAACACTGCTGGTCTTTTTTCGCTGTTACTTCTTTCCTCAGGTGATGCGCGCACTAATGTATTTCCTTTTCATATGAGATTTGCCTAAGGGTGTCAGTATAATACTATAATAACTACGAGGGAGTGAGGGATGCACCATGAGAAATGCAAGTGCAAACGCTTAGCTCCTCTAGTTATGGTCGTCCCGTTACTTGTCGCTATCAAGAGAGACATGAGCACTAGCTTTGACGCTGCAACCAGATGTCCTTATTGATAAAAGCGATTGtatgaatatttatttaaagtagAAATGTCTAAGTAATCAATTGTACCTATCGAAGAGGAAGCTGTAAGATTTTATATAAGTTCAGCCTCTCTTAGTATTTAGTAAACACGCACGTGTGTCGCACGTGTAATTTTTTACATCTACGGTTTCTAATATATATGATCTAAAAGCatcaagaataaaaaattattatggaCTCAAAAATAATCTTAGCTACAATACTTCAAATGTGTAGGAGTACAAAATCTACAGGAAAAATATTTATTGAGTACTTCAGTGTTGTCGTTATGTAACAAAATTCTCACAAAGTCTTCAGCTGGAATCAGTACAATAAGTTAAATTTGGAGCATACGCC
This genomic window from Phragmites australis chromosome 7, lpPhrAust1.1, whole genome shotgun sequence contains:
- the LOC133925633 gene encoding BTB/POZ and MATH domain-containing protein 1-like codes for the protein MTRTASKGSDPSCSDATIASARAYHVLKIDGYSRTINISCRPSFESCLFYAGGHTWKLRYYPMGSRIGNHSFISLYLSLVDPVDEAVTVKTTFSLLDQDQKPVRSYRHTATVTFSAPGLKGYERFIRRKELERSEHLKDDCFAVRVDVRIVKEAPSTVVPLSDMHRHLGDLLWSKEHTDVEFRVSGETFAAHRLLLGARSPVFKAELFGPIKEGTTTDVIQIDDMEAHVFRALLTFVYTDAWPEMEHEQEPAMSQHLLIASDRYGMQRLKLICEEKLCNHIDTSCVATILALAEKHNCLALKEACFDVLGSSATLLTVLKTKEFECLALTYPTITKELISNVLTRNLKKVKVLKTEEFERLALTWPTITKELVSDVLTRHLEKAKNLGWNQERQSVIKPST